One Arcobacter sp. F2176 genomic region harbors:
- a CDS encoding TolC family outer membrane protein yields the protein MKYFIFLILFFSPILVNALTLTDVVQETISTHPQMKVKEEILREKEQELVNVKSGYLPTIDLSYSIGPEVTRTITNNQNRSSLTRKDATITLKQNLFSGFDTMNGVKQKKELILSASENVNETANSLAIESINAYLSVLKYSALYKTAQENVALHTKYLDQIKKTVEGGIGINSNYTQTLSRFENVTSEEYLAKLEYLNTISSYQRILPRKVFVEELEEPVLGKLKYNNLDLLIKDCIENNPIIKGLKSEIQASKALVARNKSKYYPTVDLVAQSYWNKNLNGISTNNEAPLSSSNYDSESGYNALVVFKYNIFNGFADKSNIEISKHKVLQNHNSLSDNERILKLNIEIAWNTYHITEKSLEHIKNDIQATSETVAYYQKEYELGRRSLIDLLNVSIEYNNAKKRKINAEFEQLLAYYKIMSYSNKLLSEMHVSIGN from the coding sequence ATGAAGTATTTTATTTTCTTGATACTATTTTTTTCCCCGATACTTGTTAATGCTCTTACCTTAACAGATGTGGTACAAGAAACTATTTCAACTCATCCACAAATGAAGGTAAAAGAAGAAATTTTACGTGAAAAAGAGCAAGAGTTAGTTAATGTAAAATCGGGATATTTACCTACAATAGATTTATCATACTCAATTGGTCCAGAAGTTACAAGAACAATAACAAATAATCAAAATAGGTCAAGTTTAACAAGAAAAGATGCCACTATAACATTAAAACAAAATCTATTTTCTGGTTTTGATACTATGAATGGTGTTAAACAAAAAAAAGAACTTATACTAAGTGCAAGTGAAAATGTCAATGAAACAGCAAATTCTTTGGCTATAGAATCTATTAATGCTTATTTAAGTGTTTTAAAATATTCGGCTTTATATAAAACAGCTCAAGAAAATGTAGCTTTGCATACAAAATACTTAGACCAAATTAAAAAAACAGTTGAAGGGGGTATTGGTATAAATTCTAATTATACTCAAACACTTTCTCGTTTTGAAAATGTTACAAGTGAAGAGTATTTAGCAAAATTAGAATATCTTAATACTATCTCTTCATACCAAAGAATACTTCCTAGGAAAGTTTTTGTAGAAGAGTTAGAAGAGCCAGTACTAGGTAAACTTAAATATAATAATTTAGACTTATTGATTAAAGATTGCATTGAAAATAATCCTATAATAAAAGGTTTAAAATCTGAGATTCAAGCATCAAAAGCTTTAGTTGCACGAAATAAATCAAAATATTATCCCACAGTTGATTTAGTAGCTCAAAGTTATTGGAATAAAAACTTAAATGGAATTTCAACTAATAATGAGGCTCCACTTTCTAGTAGTAATTATGATTCTGAGTCAGGATATAATGCATTGGTTGTTTTTAAATATAATATTTTCAATGGTTTTGCAGATAAATCAAATATAGAAATAAGTAAACACAAAGTACTTCAAAATCACAATAGTTTATCAGATAATGAGCGAATCTTAAAACTAAATATTGAAATTGCTTGGAATACTTATCATATCACTGAAAAAAGTTTAGAACATATTAAAAATGATATTCAAGCTACCTCTGAAACAGTTGCTTATTATCAAAAAGAGTATGAATTAGGACGACGAAGTTTGATAGATCTTTTAAATGTTAGTATTGAATATAATAATGCTAAAAAGAGAAAAATAAATGCTGAGTTTGAGCAATTATTAGCTTACTATAAGATAATGTCATATTCAAATAAACTTTTAAGTGAAATGCATGTTTCAATAGGAAATTAA
- the pyrF gene encoding orotidine-5'-phosphate decarboxylase, protein MKLCISLDLPSADENLELVKKVKDYDVWLKVGFRTYIRDGKYFLEEIKEINPNFKIFLDLKLYDIPNTMADAAEEITALGLVDMFNVHASAGIDAMKTVMDRIKDIPNRPLVLAVTALTSFDNESFRSIYNEYITTKATQFAKDTFNAGIDGVVCSAFESADIKKNTSENFITLCPGIRPFGEDAGDQKRVADIPFAKENSVDFIVVGRPIYKEQNPNDVVKKILENI, encoded by the coding sequence ATGAAACTATGTATTTCATTGGATTTACCAAGTGCAGATGAAAATCTTGAATTAGTAAAAAAAGTAAAAGATTATGATGTTTGGTTAAAAGTAGGATTTAGAACATATATAAGAGATGGTAAATATTTTTTAGAAGAGATAAAAGAGATAAATCCAAACTTTAAAATCTTTTTGGATTTAAAACTTTATGATATACCAAATACAATGGCAGATGCAGCAGAAGAAATAACAGCCTTAGGACTTGTAGATATGTTTAATGTACATGCAAGTGCTGGAATAGATGCTATGAAAACTGTAATGGATAGAATAAAAGATATTCCAAATAGACCTTTAGTTTTAGCTGTTACTGCTTTGACTTCTTTTGATAATGAAAGTTTTAGATCTATTTACAATGAATACATAACAACAAAAGCGACACAGTTTGCAAAAGACACTTTTAATGCTGGTATTGATGGAGTTGTTTGTTCTGCTTTTGAAAGTGCGGATATTAAAAAGAATACTTCAGAGAATTTTATCACACTTTGTCCTGGTATTAGGCCTTTTGGTGAAGATGCGGGAGATCAAAAAAGAGTTGCTGATATTCCATTTGCAAAAGAAAATTCTGTTGATTTTATTGTAGTTGGACGGCCAATATATAAAGAACAAAATCCAAATGATGTAGTTAAAAAGATTTTAGAAAATATTTAA
- the nusB gene encoding transcription antitermination factor NusB: MATRTQARESVIGLLYAYDLGNEGIVKFVDEILEDKKIRNKQKEFALNLFNGVVNNYAVINEHIESHLNQGTIKDIGSVEKSILRLAIYEILFETLDRAIIINEAIELSKRLASDGAPKFINGVLDKVTKEA, translated from the coding sequence TTGGCAACAAGAACACAAGCAAGAGAGTCTGTAATAGGGCTTCTTTATGCATATGATTTAGGTAATGAGGGAATTGTAAAATTCGTTGATGAAATCCTAGAAGATAAGAAAATAAGAAATAAACAAAAAGAGTTCGCTTTAAATTTATTTAATGGTGTAGTAAATAACTATGCAGTTATTAATGAGCATATTGAATCTCATCTTAATCAAGGAACTATAAAAGATATAGGTTCTGTAGAAAAATCAATTTTAAGACTTGCTATTTATGAAATATTATTTGAAACACTTGATAGAGCTATTATTATAAATGAAGCAATTGAATTGTCAAAAAGATTAGCAAGTGATGGTGCACCAAAATTCATAAATGGTGTATTGGATAAAGTTACTAAGGAAGCTTAA
- the ribH gene encoding 6,7-dimethyl-8-ribityllumazine synthase translates to MNIIEGKLRLDGSEKVLIINGRFNHIITDRLVEGAKDAFIRHGGNEANLDLVLVPGAFEIPFALEKALASNKYDAVCCVGAVIRGATPHFDYISAEATKGIATVGIKSGKPVANGVLTTDTIEQAIERAGSKVGNKGSEAMITIIEMLDLYKEMGK, encoded by the coding sequence ATGAATATTATTGAAGGTAAATTAAGACTTGACGGTAGCGAAAAAGTTCTTATTATAAATGGTAGATTTAATCATATTATTACTGATAGGTTAGTTGAAGGTGCAAAAGATGCCTTTATTAGACATGGTGGAAATGAAGCAAACCTTGATTTAGTTTTAGTTCCTGGTGCATTTGAAATTCCTTTTGCCCTAGAAAAAGCATTGGCTTCAAACAAATACGATGCTGTATGTTGTGTAGGTGCAGTAATAAGAGGAGCAACTCCTCATTTTGATTATATATCTGCTGAAGCTACAAAAGGTATCGCAACAGTTGGTATCAAATCAGGTAAACCTGTAGCAAATGGTGTTTTAACAACTGATACTATTGAGCAAGCAATTGAGCGAGCTGGAAGTAAAGTGGGGAACAAAGGTTCTGAAGCTATGATTACTATTATTGAAATGTTAGATTTATATAAAGAGATGGGAAAATAG
- the kdsA gene encoding 3-deoxy-8-phosphooctulonate synthase: MKVLAGPCVLEDRDTVFRIAEKLKPLSEDKRVEFYFKASFDKANRTSLDSYRGPGLDDGLKLFEEIKKEFGYKLITDIHESHQAAPASEVMDILQIPAFLCRQTDLLVAAAKTSCIINVKKGQFLAADAMRHPIDKILKTRGVDEVSYQNSLDNNVWLCERGNTFGYGALVVDMRNLLLMKEYAPVIFDATHSVQIPSTGGTTGGNSAFVPSMAKAAAAVGVDGFFFETHTDPSVAKSDGPNMLKIEDLYKTINEIFAIQGALGYN, translated from the coding sequence GTGAAAGTTTTAGCTGGACCTTGTGTTTTAGAAGATAGAGACACAGTATTTAGAATAGCTGAAAAATTGAAGCCTTTAAGTGAAGATAAAAGAGTAGAATTTTATTTTAAAGCTTCATTTGATAAAGCAAATAGAACAAGTTTGGATTCATATAGAGGACCTGGGCTTGATGATGGATTGAAACTTTTTGAAGAGATTAAAAAAGAATTTGGATATAAACTTATAACAGATATTCATGAGTCTCATCAAGCAGCACCTGCTTCTGAAGTTATGGATATATTACAAATACCTGCATTTTTGTGTAGACAGACAGACTTACTTGTAGCTGCTGCAAAAACATCATGTATAATAAACGTAAAAAAAGGTCAGTTTTTAGCAGCTGATGCTATGCGACATCCAATTGATAAGATACTAAAAACAAGAGGAGTTGATGAGGTTAGTTACCAAAATTCTCTTGATAATAATGTATGGCTTTGTGAAAGAGGAAATACCTTTGGTTACGGAGCACTTGTCGTTGATATGAGAAATTTACTTCTAATGAAAGAGTATGCACCAGTTATTTTTGATGCAACTCATTCTGTTCAAATACCAAGTACAGGAGGAACAACAGGCGGAAATTCTGCTTTTGTTCCATCTATGGCAAAAGCAGCCGCAGCTGTTGGTGTTGATGGCTTCTTTTTTGAAACACATACAGACCCAAGTGTTGCAAAAAGTGATGGTCCAAATATGTTAAAAATCGAAGATTTATACAAGACTATAAATGAGATTTTTGCAATCCAAGGGGCTTTAGGATATAATTAG